The genomic stretch CCGTGAATAGGGAAACGGTCCTGCCAAATAATGAATAACAGGAAAAATCATTTCACCGGAAAAATTGCGGAAAAGAAGGGGTGCCAAGTGAAGAAATTCATTCAGCTGTTTATTTTCCTTTCCCTCGTCCTGCTTCCGTCCATGGCTTTGGCCAAGGAAGAGGACGGCTATGCAAAATACGGAAGGATAGCCACCGCCGTCGTCAGGGAAGATTATCCCGGGCAGCCGGTGACGGAATATGCCTACTTGGGCAGGGAGGAACTATCCGGAAACCGGGTTCAGGACCGGTTCCGTTTTGAGGTGAAGGAGAACGGAGTGGAAAAATTTGTGATCGTCACC from Caldibacillus debilis DSM 16016 encodes the following:
- a CDS encoding DUF3889 domain-containing protein, with product MKKFIQLFIFLSLVLLPSMALAKEEDGYAKYGRIATAVVREDYPGQPVTEYAYLGREELSGNRVQDRFRFEVKENGVEKFVIVTVVHDLSNKKLLNLSVTEEMRNG